The genomic interval CCTTTCATCATTAATCCTTTTGTCATTCCCCCAGCATTTATCGTCTCTCTCTCAGGTAAGCAAATCCACACTTTCTTTAGTTCTGTTACACCAAATCTTGATCTCCATTCAAACCCTAACTCATTTCTTGAATTTGGGATCTGTTTGTTCCTCTGCAGAGGGGATCTGTGACCAGTTGATGATGGATGGTGACTGGGTACCCTTTGGTTGAGTATCTGAGCAGGTTAGGTAGAATTTAGTTGGGAATTATTATTGTCCTGTGAGTGGAATAAGAATCTTGATTAGGGTCTGTGTGCTTTCTTGGTAGTATTGATTTTTGTCAATTCAATTCTGGCTTTAGCACAAAGTCTGCTTCTTGATATTGTACCTGTGACTGTTTCTTGTTAGTGGCCTCCTTGATTTTCAATGGCTAACCCAACACAACCTAATGTTGGGTTCACCCCTGAGAGAGAGAGTGCAAACCCTGAGAAGAGTCCCATTCCGCCCCCTCCTAATTCTGTAGCGTCACCACCTGGTTTTCCTTCACCAAAACTGCACTTACAGCAAGATCAATCTTCTTCCCGTTCCGTTAAAACCCCTAGCGTTTTATCACCAGCCAATGGGGTTACAACTGGCAGTTCTATTCCTCACTTGAGCACCCCTCCCGGACCCCCGGTTTTTACGTCGCCGGTCCGTCCAGCTGCGGTTCCTTTTCGAACATCACCTGCATCGCCTCAGCCTCTTGCATTTTCTTCAGGTTCTTCTTTGCCAACGTCATCATCTCCGCTGCAATTTTCAAATGGATCGTTTGAGTTGCAGCAGCAAGTTTCTGATAGTATAGACGACAAGGTTCCCGTTGGAGAGTCATCATTTGTTCTTTTTTCAGCTCGTAAGGTATATATGTATGTTCTGGTTTATTTTAATTCACAGTCAAGGCATGAAATTTTACAAGGCATTATCATTCAttattctcaatttttttaatatataaataacttttCCGTTCTATTTGCTAAGCAGATACTGAAACAGAAGAAACAAGCCAATGTGCCCAGTTTGGGTTTTGGGGCATTGGTCTCTCCTGGGAGGGAGGTTTCAATGGGCCCCCAGGTAATACAGCGTGATCCTCATCGTTGCCAAAGCTGTGGTGCTTATGCAAATATATATTGCAACATACTACTTGGATCAGGCCAGTGGCAGTGTGTTATATGTAGGAAACTGAATGGAAGTGATGGGGAGTACATTGCACATAGCAAGGaagatcttcgcagatttctGGAATTATCTTCAACCATGTTTGACTATGCTCAAACTGAGAACAAGAGACCAGGTTTTGTTCCAGTTTCTGATTCTAGAATGTCTGCCCCAATTGTTCTTGTTATAGATGAATGTTTAGATGAACCTCACCTACACCATCTACAGAGTTCCTTGCATGCTTTTGTTGATTCTCTCTCACCAACAACGAGATTAGGAATTGTATTATATGGTCGCACTGTTTCAGTGTATGATCTTTCAGAAGAGTCAATGGCATCTGCTGATGTGCTGCCTGGGGAGAAATCACCAAGTCAAGAATCTTTGAAAGCATTAATTTATGGTACTGGTATATACTTGTCACCAATGCATGCTTCACTGGCTGTAGCACATTCCATATTTTCATCGTTGAGGGCATACAAGTTAAATATACCAGAAGCTTCTCGTGATCGGTGCCTAGGAACTGCTGTTGAGGTTGCTCTTGCTATAATTCAGGGCCCTTCTGCTGATCTGTCCAGGGGGGTGGTCAAAAGATCAGGGGGGAATAGTAGAATTATTGTCTGTGCTGGTGGACCGAACACTTATGGGCCTGGATCTGTCCCTCATTCTTTTAGTCATCCTAATTATCCTTACAGGGAAAAGACTGCAATTAAATGGATGGAAAATCTTGGTAGTGAGGCTCATCGACACAATACTATAATTGATGTTTTATGTGCTGGAACATGTCCTGTAAGAGTACCTATCTTACATCCTCTTGCAAAAACATCAGGTGGAGTTTTTGTTCTCCATGATGATTTTGGGGAAGCCTTTGGTGTTAATTTGCAAAGGGCATCTGCCAGATCAGCAGGCTCTCATGGTTTGTTAGAATTGCGCACATCAGATAATATTGTCATTACTCAAGTCGTCGGCCCAGGGGAAGAGTCACATGTAGATACCCATGAAACATTTAAAAATGATACTGCCCTTTATATTCAAATGCTAAGTGTTGAAGAAACCCAAAGCTTCTCTCTCTCCATGGAAACCGAAGGAGATATTAGAAGTGATTTTGTCTTTTTCCAATTTGCAATTCAATATTCAAATGTGTATCAAGCTGATGTGTCGAGGGTCATTACTGTTAGGTTGCCAACAGTAGATAGTATTTCTGCATATCTTGAGAGTGTTCAGGATGAAGTCGCCACTGTCCTCATTGCAAAAAGAACACTGTTGCGAGCCAAAAACCATTCTGATGCAATTGATATGCGATCAACAATAGATGAAAGAATCAAGGATATTGCTCTAAAATTTGGTTCCCAATTACCTAAATCAAAACTTCACAGCTTCCCAAAG from Phaseolus vulgaris cultivar G19833 chromosome 1, P. vulgaris v2.0, whole genome shotgun sequence carries:
- the LOC137814843 gene encoding protein transport protein SEC23 A; this translates as MANPTQPNVGFTPERESANPEKSPIPPPPNSVASPPGFPSPKLHLQQDQSSSRSVKTPSVLSPANGVTTGSSIPHLSTPPGPPVFTSPVRPAAVPFRTSPASPQPLAFSSGSSLPTSSSPLQFSNGSFELQQQVSDSIDDKVPVGESSFVLFSARKILKQKKQANVPSLGFGALVSPGREVSMGPQVIQRDPHRCQSCGAYANIYCNILLGSGQWQCVICRKLNGSDGEYIAHSKEDLRRFLELSSTMFDYAQTENKRPGFVPVSDSRMSAPIVLVIDECLDEPHLHHLQSSLHAFVDSLSPTTRLGIVLYGRTVSVYDLSEESMASADVLPGEKSPSQESLKALIYGTGIYLSPMHASLAVAHSIFSSLRAYKLNIPEASRDRCLGTAVEVALAIIQGPSADLSRGVVKRSGGNSRIIVCAGGPNTYGPGSVPHSFSHPNYPYREKTAIKWMENLGSEAHRHNTIIDVLCAGTCPVRVPILHPLAKTSGGVFVLHDDFGEAFGVNLQRASARSAGSHGLLELRTSDNIVITQVVGPGEESHVDTHETFKNDTALYIQMLSVEETQSFSLSMETEGDIRSDFVFFQFAIQYSNVYQADVSRVITVRLPTVDSISAYLESVQDEVATVLIAKRTLLRAKNHSDAIDMRSTIDERIKDIALKFGSQLPKSKLHSFPKELALLPELLFHLRRGPLLGSIIGHEDERSVLRNLFLNASFDLSLRMVAPRCLMHREGGTFEELPAYDLAMQSDAAVVLDHGTDVFIWLGAELAADEGRSAAALAACRTLAEELTECRFPAPRILAFKEGSSQARYFVSRLIPAHKDPPYEQEARFPQLRSLTSEQRTKLKASFVHFDDPSFCEWMRSLKVVPPQPS